From a single Adhaeribacter swui genomic region:
- a CDS encoding O-antigen ligase family protein: MQSLIFKEPKANYFILPLAVIAAVATGWLTVKVGIALPFVLVGMVTVLAFTAAVFIEPKVGVITYIVYCFVITFILRNSPVALPIGPLMDGLLLLSCVAVAFNRFKYQWSNLRNDHFLLAFVWFLINLIEIVNPAGASMIGWLQEMRFTSLNWLLIALLSAVLFTQKKDLDLFIKIVLGLSMLATLYGMKQLYIGLTEGEQRWLDEGADLTHIVFGKLRVFSLFTDAGQFGASQAHLGLVALVLALGPFKWWKKIALGVTSAILLYGMLISGTRGALFALVVGVFVALFLSKQTKTLIVGCALALGSLYILKYTTIGNSYSYHIVRLRTALDPEDISLNVRFNNQQKLKKYLADLPFGGGVGVSGMNGTTYNSDKFLSTIPPDSYWVKVWVMYGVVGLTIWFGIIMYILGKCSGIIWHLKDPKLRVKLIALTAGTAGVFACSYGNEVINGIPTAMIVYISWSFVFLAPKLDSKN; the protein is encoded by the coding sequence GTGCAATCCTTAATTTTTAAAGAGCCCAAAGCAAATTATTTTATTTTGCCTCTGGCCGTTATTGCGGCTGTTGCTACCGGCTGGTTAACAGTTAAGGTAGGAATTGCATTACCTTTTGTATTGGTGGGCATGGTTACCGTGCTGGCTTTTACGGCTGCCGTATTTATCGAGCCTAAAGTAGGGGTTATTACTTATATTGTTTATTGCTTTGTAATTACCTTCATCTTAAGAAATTCACCTGTTGCTCTTCCCATTGGTCCTTTAATGGATGGGTTGTTATTACTTTCCTGTGTTGCAGTGGCTTTCAACCGTTTTAAGTACCAATGGAGCAACCTCCGCAACGACCATTTTCTGCTTGCTTTTGTTTGGTTCCTGATAAACTTAATTGAAATAGTAAATCCGGCGGGCGCCAGTATGATAGGTTGGCTCCAGGAAATGCGGTTTACTTCTTTAAACTGGTTATTAATTGCCTTGCTCAGCGCCGTTTTATTTACGCAAAAGAAAGACTTGGACCTTTTTATAAAAATTGTATTAGGCTTATCTATGTTGGCAACCTTATATGGCATGAAGCAGCTATATATTGGGTTAACCGAAGGGGAGCAAAGATGGCTAGACGAAGGAGCGGATTTAACCCATATTGTTTTTGGTAAGCTGCGGGTTTTTTCTTTGTTCACCGATGCCGGTCAGTTTGGAGCTTCGCAAGCACATTTGGGTTTAGTAGCCTTGGTTCTGGCTCTGGGGCCGTTTAAATGGTGGAAAAAAATAGCCCTAGGTGTAACATCAGCTATTTTGCTGTATGGTATGCTAATATCCGGAACACGCGGCGCTTTATTTGCCCTGGTGGTAGGCGTTTTTGTGGCTTTATTCTTAAGCAAACAAACTAAAACCTTAATTGTGGGCTGTGCCTTGGCTTTAGGAAGTTTATACATTTTAAAATACACCACTATTGGTAATTCTTATTCTTACCACATCGTTCGGTTACGAACCGCCCTCGATCCGGAAGATATCTCCCTGAACGTACGATTCAACAACCAACAAAAATTAAAAAAATACCTCGCTGATCTTCCTTTCGGGGGTGGTGTTGGGGTAAGTGGCATGAATGGCACCACTTACAATTCAGATAAGTTTCTTTCCACCATCCCGCCCGATAGTTACTGGGTAAAAGTTTGGGTAATGTATGGCGTGGTCGGTTTAACCATTTGGTTTGGCATTATCATGTACATTCTGGGTAAATGCAGCGGCATTATCTGGCACTTAAAAGACCCTAAACTACGCGTAAAATTAATAGCCTTAACAGCTGGCACCGCCGGGGTTTTCGCCTGTAGTTATGGCAATGAAGTAATAAATGGCATTCCTACTGCTATGATTGTTTATATCTCCTGGTCATTCGTTTTCCTGGCTCCTAAATTAGATTCCAAAAATTAA
- a CDS encoding glycosyltransferase family 2 protein, producing the protein MSTPLVSIISVNYNQARITCEMLASLRQITYPNMEVIVVDNASPTDNPDIIKELYPEVNLIRSTKNLGYAGGNNLGILQAKGKYLFFLNNDTEVETGFLEPLVNFFERNPQAGIASPKIKFYDSTNIIQYAGSTGINPWTGRSKTIGNHEADLGQHNNSISTNLADGAAMMIPMEVVKKVGLMPEIYFLYYEEHDWCEMIKRAGYSCHYIAESAIYHKESMSVGKMSVLKTYYMNRNRLLFIRRNLTGKQFYMSAGFFFLLALPKNSLMFGLKRQWQHLKALWSGLFWHLQPVKVHQNIAYTTTNNQ; encoded by the coding sequence ATGTCTACCCCTTTAGTTTCTATAATTTCGGTTAACTACAACCAAGCCCGGATAACCTGCGAAATGCTGGCTTCTTTGCGGCAAATTACCTATCCGAACATGGAAGTAATTGTAGTGGATAATGCCTCCCCTACCGACAATCCGGATATAATTAAAGAATTATACCCTGAGGTAAATCTTATTCGTTCGACCAAGAATTTAGGATACGCCGGAGGCAATAACTTAGGTATTCTTCAGGCCAAAGGGAAATATCTTTTCTTTTTAAATAACGATACCGAGGTAGAAACTGGATTTTTAGAACCCTTAGTTAATTTTTTTGAAAGAAATCCGCAAGCGGGAATTGCTTCGCCTAAAATTAAGTTCTACGACAGCACGAACATTATTCAATATGCCGGCAGCACGGGTATTAATCCTTGGACGGGTCGTAGTAAAACTATTGGCAACCACGAGGCGGATTTAGGCCAGCATAACAATTCTATTTCTACTAACCTGGCAGATGGCGCGGCTATGATGATACCCATGGAAGTAGTTAAAAAAGTTGGATTAATGCCGGAAATTTACTTTTTGTATTACGAAGAACACGATTGGTGCGAAATGATTAAAAGAGCTGGTTACTCTTGCCATTACATTGCCGAATCAGCAATCTACCACAAAGAATCTATGTCGGTTGGTAAAATGTCGGTTCTTAAAACGTATTACATGAATCGGAACCGTTTGCTTTTTATCCGGCGTAACTTAACAGGCAAGCAATTTTATATGAGTGCCGGATTTTTCTTTTTGCTCGCTTTGCCTAAAAACTCTTTAATGTTTGGCTTAAAACGCCAATGGCAACATTTAAAAGCCCTTTGGTCCGGATTATTCTGGCACCTGCAACCCGTAAAGGTTCACCAAAACATTGCTTATACCACTACTAATAACCAGTAA
- a CDS encoding glycosyltransferase family 2 protein, giving the protein MHILEPVLNILLYIIGAYALFNVSYLLFFSLAGHKSIRQNTRTALTARRMCVLFPAYKEDAVIIESALKAKAHAYNGLFDVCVIADKLKPETIDTLTKNGIKVIEVNFEKSTKGKALLTALNHLPESNYDVAVVLDADNHMGKDFLKEINLAFESGFKVVQAHRTAKNLDTAFAFLDACNEEINNHIFRKGHYALGLSSALIGSGMAFEFSYLKNLLTNIGETVGEDKEIDFRIARDQVKICYLDKVYVYDEKIDNAAVFTQQRTRWIASQLEFLKKYFWQGFVQLFKHGNVEFFNKMVQAMLVPRILLLGLLGLLFMLSLVVPYGPSVGFWAILLGMISTALFIGVPGRLYNKQLFEALLRIPYAFFCMCLAVLNTKKTKTSFLATPHKTKVVSADLDK; this is encoded by the coding sequence ATGCACATTCTGGAACCTGTTTTAAACATCCTGCTTTATATTATAGGTGCTTACGCGCTTTTTAATGTTAGTTACTTGTTATTCTTTTCTTTGGCAGGGCACAAAAGCATTCGGCAAAACACCCGAACTGCTTTAACCGCCAGAAGAATGTGCGTACTTTTTCCGGCTTATAAAGAAGATGCCGTTATTATCGAATCTGCCTTAAAAGCGAAAGCCCATGCGTATAATGGCCTATTTGATGTTTGCGTGATAGCAGATAAACTAAAACCCGAAACCATAGATACTTTAACTAAAAATGGCATTAAGGTAATAGAAGTAAATTTTGAAAAAAGTACCAAAGGCAAAGCTTTATTAACTGCCCTTAACCACTTACCAGAAAGCAACTACGATGTGGCAGTAGTATTGGATGCCGATAACCACATGGGTAAAGACTTTTTGAAAGAAATAAATCTAGCTTTTGAATCTGGCTTTAAAGTAGTACAAGCCCATCGTACGGCTAAAAATTTAGATACTGCCTTTGCTTTTTTAGATGCCTGTAACGAAGAAATTAACAACCATATTTTCCGGAAAGGCCATTATGCACTTGGCCTTTCTTCTGCCCTGATTGGGTCGGGTATGGCCTTTGAATTTTCTTATTTAAAAAATTTACTGACGAATATTGGCGAAACCGTTGGGGAAGATAAAGAAATAGATTTCCGGATTGCCCGGGATCAGGTTAAAATTTGCTACCTGGATAAAGTTTACGTTTACGACGAAAAAATTGACAATGCCGCCGTATTTACCCAACAAAGAACCCGTTGGATTGCCTCACAATTAGAATTTTTAAAAAAATATTTTTGGCAAGGTTTTGTACAACTATTCAAGCATGGCAATGTGGAGTTTTTTAACAAAATGGTACAGGCTATGTTAGTACCCCGGATTTTACTTTTAGGCTTGCTAGGTTTATTATTTATGTTGTCGCTTGTAGTGCCTTATGGCCCATCGGTTGGTTTCTGGGCTATTTTATTGGGCATGATTAGCACGGCCTTGTTTATTGGAGTTCCTGGCCGTTTATATAACAAACAACTTTTTGAAGCCTTGTTACGAATTCCTTATGCTTTTTTCTGCATGTGCCTGGCTGTGTTAAATACCAAAAAAACTAAAACTTCTTTCCTGGCTACCCCCCACAAAACCAAAGTAGTTTCGGCTGATTTAGATAAATAA
- a CDS encoding acyltransferase family protein: MLSFIKLIPEKLSRVTSGRKLIKEIDGLRFMAILPVLIQHMAERFERNTTINFTTPLSENGVAFWASRGFLGVYLFFVISGFILALPFASSRLNNTKKVKLGDYYWRRVTRLEPPYIFWITIFFLVFIFYGQKNFVEYLPHYLANLTYTHGLIYKEWSPINPPTWTLEIEIQFYILAPFLTYLFFSIKNKTFRRVLNLFIILGLMVAQQYLKFYQNPTNLSILGHLHYFLIGFMLADIYLCDWSTKIKKQTIYDFTAVLALGTLIYTFSWEYNFANRILVVALLFTFFYSVFKSNYVNRFVSNKWIMAIGGMCYTIYLIHLPLAELVVVFTKNIHITNYYSVNLLVQLLIFLPIVLALSALFFLLFEKPFMNKDWSKSLFINFSKYANFLVPFKYVLGRKAK; this comes from the coding sequence ATGTTATCATTCATTAAGTTAATTCCAGAAAAATTAAGCCGGGTAACATCCGGAAGAAAGCTGATAAAAGAAATAGATGGGCTTCGTTTTATGGCTATTTTGCCGGTACTTATCCAGCACATGGCCGAGCGATTTGAACGGAATACAACTATAAATTTTACAACTCCGCTAAGTGAAAACGGTGTTGCATTTTGGGCTTCCAGAGGCTTTTTAGGAGTGTACCTATTTTTCGTTATCAGTGGCTTTATTCTGGCGCTTCCTTTTGCTTCCAGTAGATTAAACAATACAAAAAAAGTAAAATTAGGCGATTATTACTGGCGCCGGGTAACCCGGCTGGAACCACCTTACATTTTCTGGATCACTATTTTTTTCTTAGTATTCATATTTTATGGCCAGAAAAACTTTGTAGAATATTTACCACATTACCTCGCTAATCTTACTTATACGCACGGCCTTATTTATAAAGAATGGTCACCCATAAATCCGCCTACCTGGACTTTAGAAATTGAAATTCAGTTTTATATTCTGGCGCCGTTTTTAACTTATTTATTTTTTTCAATCAAGAACAAAACGTTCAGAAGGGTTTTAAATTTATTTATCATTCTGGGATTAATGGTAGCCCAGCAATATCTTAAATTCTACCAAAATCCGACTAACTTAAGTATCCTGGGTCACTTACATTATTTCTTAATTGGCTTTATGCTAGCCGATATTTATTTATGCGACTGGAGTACTAAAATTAAAAAGCAAACTATTTATGATTTTACCGCTGTGCTTGCCTTAGGCACTTTAATTTACACCTTTAGTTGGGAGTATAATTTTGCCAACCGGATTTTAGTAGTTGCCTTGTTGTTTACTTTCTTTTATTCGGTATTTAAAAGTAATTACGTAAATAGATTTGTTTCCAATAAATGGATTATGGCTATTGGCGGCATGTGCTATACTATATACCTGATTCATTTACCTTTAGCCGAACTAGTCGTTGTTTTTACAAAAAACATTCATATTACCAATTACTACAGCGTTAATTTGTTGGTACAGCTCCTTATCTTCTTACCTATCGTACTTGCCCTTAGCGCCTTGTTCTTTTTATTATTCGAAAAGCCATTTATGAACAAAGACTGGTCAAAGTCTTTGTTCATAAATTTTTCCAAGTATGCCAACTTCTTGGTTCCATTTAAATATGTTTTAGGCAGAAAAGCCAAGTAA
- a CDS encoding glycosyltransferase, with product MKNKDIIMIGQQGWDIGIGSNAHNIAAVFAQNNRVVYVNPPLDINSLLKTKHKSRLKIIFRLLAGKEENLVKHSENLWVYTPGILCLSSNWISSPKIFKILNYFNNQLFARSINKVIQKLNFKNYLLFNDSLMFLGLEQKKLLRPTKYTYYVRDYMVAVPYFKKHGTWVEAELITKADLVVANSLFLAEYASNYNTQSYDVGQGCELDYFNPEVETDVPSDLVNLKQPIIGYVGNLTASRLDINLLEQLATSRPDWTFAFVGFEDEHFRASRLHELTNVHFLGAKAPAELPSYIQHFDVCINPQVVNEITIGNYPRKIDEYLAMGKPVVATKTKAMQMFEDYTYLGSSAAEYIQLIEKALAENSMSQAKARIAFAKSHTWEASVQAIYNLLNQKEQKDKVQAIKKNAQPVSSY from the coding sequence GTGAAAAATAAAGATATTATAATGATTGGGCAACAAGGCTGGGATATAGGTATCGGCAGCAATGCTCATAATATCGCTGCTGTTTTTGCTCAAAACAACCGGGTAGTTTACGTTAATCCGCCGTTAGATATAAATTCGCTGCTTAAAACCAAGCATAAATCCCGGTTAAAAATCATTTTCCGGCTTTTAGCCGGGAAAGAGGAGAACCTGGTAAAGCATTCTGAAAATCTTTGGGTTTATACCCCCGGCATTCTTTGCCTTTCTAGTAACTGGATTTCTTCTCCCAAAATTTTTAAAATATTAAATTATTTTAATAACCAGCTATTTGCGCGTAGCATTAATAAAGTTATTCAAAAATTAAATTTTAAAAATTATTTACTATTTAACGATAGCTTAATGTTCTTGGGCCTGGAACAAAAAAAATTACTTCGGCCTACTAAGTATACCTATTACGTTCGCGACTACATGGTGGCGGTTCCTTATTTTAAGAAACATGGGACTTGGGTAGAAGCCGAATTAATAACGAAGGCAGATTTAGTTGTAGCTAATTCTTTATTTCTGGCAGAATATGCCTCCAATTATAATACGCAGAGTTATGATGTAGGTCAAGGCTGCGAATTAGATTATTTTAATCCGGAAGTTGAAACAGATGTACCATCGGATTTAGTAAACCTGAAGCAACCTATTATTGGTTACGTGGGTAACCTAACAGCTAGCCGTTTAGATATAAATCTGCTGGAACAACTTGCCACTTCCCGACCAGACTGGACTTTCGCTTTTGTAGGATTTGAAGATGAACATTTTAGAGCCAGTCGCCTGCATGAGCTTACTAACGTACACTTTTTAGGCGCAAAAGCTCCGGCAGAATTACCTTCTTACATCCAACATTTTGATGTCTGTATTAATCCGCAAGTAGTTAATGAAATAACTATTGGTAATTACCCGCGCAAAATAGACGAATATTTAGCCATGGGGAAACCAGTAGTTGCTACTAAAACCAAAGCCATGCAAATGTTCGAAGATTATACCTATCTGGGTTCTTCGGCCGCAGAATACATTCAATTAATAGAAAAAGCATTAGCTGAAAACAGTATGAGCCAAGCTAAAGCAAGAATAGCATTTGCCAAAAGCCATACTTGGGAAGCTTCAGTGCAAGCAATATATAATTTACTAAACCAGAAGGAACAAAAAGATAAAGTACAAGCCATTAAGAAAAATGCGCAACCAGTTTCTTCTTATTAA
- a CDS encoding acyltransferase: MSLVQTIKENPKLKNLVLWMLIPQNQARPRLWVKLFLNPFKHKKGKKATIRRNTRIDVMPFNNFSLGQNTTIEDFATINNGMGDVLIGDNSRVGISSVVIGPVTIGNYVILAQNVVMSGLNHGYEDVTMPIDLQKCTTKEIVIEDECWIGANSVITAGVRIGKHAVIAAGSVVTKNVPPYSVVAGNPARVIKQYDSESKRWERTNTLVTI; encoded by the coding sequence ATGAGTTTAGTCCAAACTATAAAAGAAAATCCAAAACTTAAAAATTTAGTGCTTTGGATGCTCATTCCGCAAAATCAGGCTCGGCCACGCTTATGGGTAAAGCTATTTTTGAATCCTTTTAAACATAAAAAAGGCAAAAAAGCCACGATCCGAAGAAATACCCGGATAGATGTAATGCCTTTTAACAACTTTTCATTGGGCCAGAATACAACTATCGAAGATTTTGCTACCATTAACAATGGTATGGGCGATGTGCTTATTGGCGATAACAGCCGGGTAGGAATTTCGAGCGTGGTAATAGGACCGGTTACCATTGGCAATTATGTTATTCTGGCGCAAAACGTAGTAATGTCGGGTTTAAACCACGGCTACGAAGATGTAACTATGCCGATTGACCTACAGAAGTGTACAACTAAAGAAATAGTAATTGAAGACGAATGCTGGATTGGAGCTAACTCGGTAATAACCGCTGGGGTTAGAATTGGCAAGCATGCGGTAATAGCAGCGGGTAGTGTAGTTACTAAAAATGTACCTCCTTATTCTGTAGTGGCTGGTAATCCGGCCAGGGTTATAAAACAATACGATAGCGAATCTAAGCGCTGGGAAAGAACAAACACATTAGTTACCATCTAA
- a CDS encoding glycosyltransferase family 2 protein — MRILNNPGWLNQFEYPYENFEEIPETVFEKINTDLDRAQSQEPLVSVVITAWNEEVNILRCVASLSRMKTKHPFEIIVVNNNSTDKTQDTLNKLRVKSFMERTQGAGPARQLGQEKASGKYILTADADCFYPTCWIDEMMKVLQQPNVVCVYGRYSFISEPGFPRWKLAILESMKDMIAEVRHIKRPYFNAFGISMGYVKEYGLKIGFIKINRRGEDGQLCLDLMQYGKVKQVRSNAARAWTGTRTLQRSGNFFQALNSRISHEIGRFFNNFHSRLPKEKEVSKNA, encoded by the coding sequence ATGAGAATTTTAAATAATCCGGGCTGGTTAAATCAATTTGAATATCCTTACGAAAACTTTGAGGAGATTCCAGAAACGGTATTCGAGAAAATAAACACGGATTTAGACCGGGCACAAAGCCAAGAACCTTTGGTAAGCGTGGTTATTACTGCCTGGAATGAAGAAGTAAATATACTGCGTTGTGTTGCCAGTTTGTCCCGGATGAAAACCAAACATCCGTTTGAAATTATTGTGGTTAATAATAACTCTACGGATAAAACACAAGATACTTTAAACAAGCTCCGGGTGAAATCCTTTATGGAAAGAACCCAAGGCGCTGGCCCCGCCCGGCAGTTAGGGCAAGAAAAAGCTTCCGGCAAATACATTTTAACCGCCGATGCCGATTGTTTTTACCCAACTTGCTGGATAGATGAAATGATGAAGGTTTTACAACAGCCAAATGTGGTTTGCGTGTACGGGCGGTATTCTTTTATCAGCGAGCCAGGTTTCCCGCGCTGGAAATTAGCCATTCTGGAATCCATGAAAGATATGATTGCGGAAGTACGCCATATCAAGCGGCCCTACTTTAATGCTTTTGGTATTAGCATGGGTTATGTAAAGGAATATGGCTTAAAAATAGGCTTTATAAAAATAAACCGTCGCGGCGAGGATGGCCAGCTTTGCCTGGATTTAATGCAATATGGTAAAGTAAAACAAGTTCGCTCCAATGCGGCCCGGGCCTGGACCGGAACCCGCACCTTACAACGCAGTGGCAACTTTTTTCAAGCTTTAAACTCCCGAATTTCACACGAGATAGGCCGGTTTTTTAATAATTTTCATTCTCGTCTGCCGAAAGAAAAAGAAGTTTCTAAAAATGCTTAA
- a CDS encoding glycosyltransferase, with protein MTSTNNFFPEVSLLVTHYNRSNSLENLLRQFKELHISFHEIIVSDDGSKPEHLNKIKNLQSSFDFRLVTTPQNKGLGNNINKGQAQVTSPYTLYVQEDFLPKSVFAQHFRDALDFMQTDADLDIVRFYAYFSYPTLKPFKKGFSKMVLSPWCFNHLKFYYYSDHPHLRRTSFAEKFGPYAEGVNGDLTEYRMCISFIQNKGKGIFFNNFTELFDQVNTTQEPSTATFRSAWKQESNSIVRLMRLVYLRYKFLKFRWDVAFLKLPSYR; from the coding sequence ATGACGAGTACTAACAATTTTTTTCCGGAAGTTTCCCTATTGGTTACGCACTATAACCGGAGCAATTCTTTAGAAAATTTACTTCGCCAGTTTAAGGAGCTACATATTTCTTTTCATGAAATAATTGTTTCGGATGATGGCAGTAAGCCCGAGCATTTAAATAAAATTAAAAATTTACAATCCAGCTTTGATTTTCGGTTAGTTACTACTCCCCAAAACAAAGGATTAGGTAATAATATAAACAAAGGGCAAGCGCAGGTAACCTCGCCGTATACTTTATACGTGCAGGAAGATTTTTTACCCAAATCAGTCTTTGCCCAGCATTTCCGGGATGCTTTGGATTTTATGCAAACCGATGCTGACTTAGATATCGTCCGGTTCTACGCCTACTTCAGCTATCCAACCCTTAAGCCTTTTAAGAAAGGTTTTTCCAAAATGGTTTTGAGCCCGTGGTGTTTCAATCATTTAAAATTTTATTACTACAGCGACCATCCGCATTTAAGAAGAACTTCTTTCGCCGAAAAATTTGGCCCTTATGCCGAAGGTGTAAACGGCGACCTGACCGAATACCGGATGTGTATTTCGTTTATTCAGAACAAAGGCAAAGGTATTTTCTTTAACAACTTTACGGAGCTGTTCGACCAGGTAAACACAACGCAGGAGCCCAGTACGGCCACGTTCCGGAGTGCCTGGAAGCAAGAAAGCAACAGTATTGTTCGGTTAATGCGGCTAGTTTACCTGCGGTATAAATTTTTAAAATTCCGGTGGGATGTGGCTTTCCTGAAGCTGCCTTCTTACCGATAA
- a CDS encoding glycosyltransferase family 2 protein: MTPLTHTFEGVTLLITHYNRSNSLERLLRTFKEQNCSFQDIVVSDDGSKTEHLDKLKELQATYPFRLITTEKNRGLGNNINKGQDAVQTPYTLYIQEDFVPKPIFAQSFRNALDFMEEKNELDMVRFYAYFKYPFLKPYKNGFSEMLFSPWPWYWGYQKFYYYSDHPHLRRSNFLEKFGRYPEGLKGDVTEYRMMMAFIQKKGKALFYDDFQGLFDQENSSAEPSTMKRNYWRESEQPLVTAARHLYRHLRFNLDFHFSRFA, from the coding sequence ATGACGCCTCTCACCCATACTTTTGAAGGAGTTACTTTACTGATAACGCATTATAACCGGAGCAACTCTCTCGAAAGATTATTGCGGACTTTTAAGGAGCAAAATTGCTCTTTTCAGGATATTGTTGTTTCGGATGATGGCAGTAAAACCGAACATCTGGATAAATTAAAAGAATTACAAGCTACTTATCCGTTCCGGCTGATTACTACCGAAAAAAACCGGGGCCTTGGTAATAACATCAATAAAGGTCAGGATGCTGTTCAAACGCCTTATACTTTGTACATCCAGGAAGATTTTGTACCAAAGCCCATCTTTGCGCAATCTTTCCGGAATGCGCTGGATTTTATGGAAGAAAAGAACGAACTGGATATGGTTCGCTTCTACGCTTACTTTAAATATCCTTTCCTGAAACCGTATAAAAATGGCTTTTCAGAAATGCTTTTCAGCCCCTGGCCGTGGTACTGGGGTTACCAGAAGTTTTATTATTACAGCGACCATCCGCACCTGCGCCGCAGTAATTTCCTGGAGAAATTTGGCCGTTACCCCGAAGGATTAAAAGGAGATGTAACTGAATACCGGATGATGATGGCTTTTATTCAGAAAAAAGGAAAAGCATTATTTTACGACGATTTTCAAGGTTTATTTGACCAGGAAAATTCATCCGCGGAACCCAGCACCATGAAACGTAATTACTGGCGCGAAAGTGAACAGCCATTAGTTACCGCGGCCCGGCATTTGTACCGGCATTTACGTTTTAACTTAGATTTTCATTTTTCCCGTTTCGCTTAA
- a CDS encoding lipopolysaccharide biosynthesis protein yields MQGILKKFGNMHFLSLLGNGSMSVINMVTVALLYRSLPIADNGIWIFYQTATLFIDTFRHGILNTAFIKFYAGAAKARAEEVIGSTWSIAVTISGFFILLNIPLFFLIGYVQDKAIVLFIKYLALNLIFSLPSLVAICVAQGELRFDRLLYLRVSNNGLFLLFLLVLFLINQATLQNIVYANLLAILSASLIALFAGWTKIQFFSKSSTACVKEIVHFGKFTVGTFISSSLFKITDTFIINFLLGPAALAIYSLGQRLMEIVEIPLRSFVATAMPSMSAAYNRGEKTEVIYIMQKYIGMITLSLIPVLLGAFAFSDLAISLIGGGKYMGTEAANVFRLFMTFALLFPADRFFAIGLDVINKPNINFQKVLVMLVINLVTDFVGIFIFGNVYGITIATLFPTLFAVIVGYKAMQKHYMSFNFWDAYQVGFNEIKALIRFTLFKKQETFQNH; encoded by the coding sequence ATGCAAGGTATTCTTAAAAAATTCGGCAACATGCACTTTTTATCGTTGCTGGGCAATGGCAGTATGTCGGTAATAAACATGGTTACTGTAGCCTTGCTCTACCGTTCTTTGCCAATTGCAGATAATGGAATTTGGATTTTTTACCAGACCGCAACGCTGTTTATTGATACTTTCCGGCACGGAATTTTAAATACGGCTTTTATAAAATTTTACGCGGGTGCCGCCAAAGCCCGCGCCGAAGAAGTAATAGGCTCTACCTGGTCTATTGCCGTAACAATTTCGGGTTTCTTTATTCTGTTAAACATTCCCCTATTTTTCTTAATTGGCTATGTTCAGGATAAAGCCATTGTACTTTTTATAAAATACTTAGCGCTAAACTTAATATTTAGTTTACCCAGCTTAGTAGCTATTTGCGTGGCACAAGGCGAATTGCGCTTCGACCGGCTCCTTTACCTTCGGGTTTCGAACAATGGCTTGTTTTTACTTTTCTTGTTGGTTTTATTTTTAATAAATCAGGCGACCCTGCAAAACATAGTTTACGCTAATTTATTAGCTATTTTATCGGCCAGCTTAATTGCTTTGTTTGCCGGTTGGACCAAAATCCAATTCTTCTCTAAAAGCAGCACCGCCTGCGTAAAAGAAATTGTCCATTTTGGCAAATTCACAGTAGGTACTTTTATCAGCTCCAGCTTATTTAAAATTACCGATACTTTTATTATAAATTTCTTATTAGGGCCAGCCGCTCTGGCAATTTATAGTTTGGGGCAACGATTAATGGAAATTGTAGAAATACCATTGCGCAGCTTTGTTGCTACTGCCATGCCATCGATGTCGGCGGCCTACAACCGGGGCGAGAAAACAGAAGTAATCTATATTATGCAAAAGTATATTGGCATGATTACTTTGTCTTTAATTCCAGTATTATTAGGTGCATTCGCTTTCTCGGATTTAGCTATTAGTCTGATTGGCGGCGGAAAATACATGGGAACCGAAGCCGCCAATGTGTTCCGTTTGTTCATGACCTTTGCTTTACTTTTCCCAGCCGATAGATTCTTTGCGATTGGTTTAGATGTAATCAATAAGCCAAACATTAATTTCCAGAAAGTTTTAGTAATGTTGGTGATTAACCTGGTAACCGATTTTGTAGGAATTTTTATCTTCGGTAATGTTTATGGAATTACCATAGCTACTTTATTCCCCACGCTTTTTGCCGTTATTGTTGGCTATAAAGCTATGCAAAAGCATTATATGAGTTTTAATTTCTGGGATGCTTATCAGGTAGGATTTAATGAGATAAAGGCATTAATCCGGTTTACGCTGTTTAAAAAACAAGAAACTTTCCAAAATCATTAA